One segment of Gloeocapsopsis sp. IPPAS B-1203 DNA contains the following:
- a CDS encoding DnaJ C-terminal domain-containing protein, producing MAATDFKDYYSILGVSKTATNDEIKQAFRRLARKYHPDVNPGNKQAEAKFKEVNEAYEVLSDAEKRRKYDSFGQYWKQAGQGWPSGGGTNVGFEEFDFGKYGSFDEFLNDLLGGFGRSGASRSSTGSQTYTYRTTPRSTGFSGFDGFGDFSNFDTATPSASLDTEASIKLSFAEAFNGVQKRISLGNETIEVRIPPGAKSGSKIRVRGKGKTSPYNQQRGDLYLKVELLPHSFFQFEGDNLVCEVPITPDEAVLGAVIEVPTPDGSVKMNIPAGIRSGQTLRLRGKGWTLPKGGRSDQLVKIAIASPKELTPIEREYYEKIRDNRSFNPRSHFQQVKL from the coding sequence ATGGCTGCAACCGACTTCAAAGATTACTATAGTATTTTGGGAGTCAGTAAGACTGCCACAAATGATGAAATTAAACAAGCTTTTCGCCGACTGGCAAGAAAATATCACCCAGACGTTAACCCTGGAAACAAACAAGCCGAAGCAAAATTTAAAGAAGTTAACGAAGCCTACGAAGTTCTATCTGATGCTGAAAAGCGTAGAAAATATGACTCTTTTGGGCAATACTGGAAACAAGCTGGACAAGGATGGCCATCAGGAGGTGGTACCAACGTCGGGTTTGAAGAATTCGATTTTGGTAAATATGGCTCTTTTGATGAATTTTTAAACGATCTTTTGGGTGGGTTTGGGCGCAGTGGTGCTAGTCGTAGTAGTACTGGTAGCCAGACTTATACTTATCGCACTACCCCAAGATCGACTGGTTTCAGTGGCTTTGATGGCTTTGGTGATTTTTCCAACTTTGACACCGCAACTCCGAGTGCTTCTCTAGATACAGAAGCCTCAATTAAGTTAAGTTTTGCAGAAGCATTTAATGGCGTGCAGAAGCGAATTAGCTTAGGTAATGAAACAATTGAAGTGCGCATTCCTCCTGGGGCTAAATCTGGGAGCAAAATTCGCGTGCGTGGTAAAGGAAAAACTAGCCCCTACAACCAGCAGCGCGGCGACTTATATTTGAAAGTCGAACTTTTACCACACTCCTTCTTCCAGTTTGAGGGAGACAATTTGGTGTGTGAAGTGCCGATTACTCCTGATGAAGCAGTATTGGGTGCTGTCATTGAAGTACCAACACCAGACGGTAGTGTCAAAATGAATATACCTGCAGGTATTCGCTCAGGTCAAACTCTACGACTACGCGGCAAAGGGTGGACGTTACCGAAAGGTGGGCGCAGCGATCAACTCGTGAAAATTGCGATCGCATCTCCTAAAGAACTAACTCCAATTGAACGCGAGTACTACGAGAAAATTCGCGATAACCGTAGCTTCAATCCTCGCAGTCACTTTCAGCAGGTGAAACTTTAA
- a CDS encoding peroxiredoxin family protein, with the protein MLTSTNFSGLLNERFFQNLLPIPAEDALVLGKTTPNFALPDITNGRLVKLSDYQGQPVLLAFTRIFTENQYCPFCYPHIIDLNEKYEQFTSRGIEVLMISSTDERQSQIVVKDLGIKLPLLSDPSCQVFRNYKVGQALGAPLPAQFVLDKQGKLQYRHLFSFFSHNASIETLLAQLEKIKHND; encoded by the coding sequence ATGCTAACCTCAACAAATTTTAGTGGCTTATTAAATGAGCGCTTTTTTCAAAACTTGTTACCTATTCCAGCCGAAGATGCCTTAGTTTTGGGTAAAACGACACCAAACTTTGCGCTACCAGATATTACTAATGGTCGGCTAGTTAAATTATCAGATTATCAAGGACAGCCTGTTTTATTAGCTTTTACGCGAATTTTTACAGAAAATCAATATTGCCCTTTTTGCTATCCGCATATCATCGATTTAAACGAGAAATACGAGCAATTTACAAGTCGTGGGATAGAAGTTCTCATGATTTCGAGTACCGATGAGCGTCAAAGTCAAATTGTTGTCAAAGATTTAGGAATCAAACTACCATTACTCAGCGATCCTAGTTGTCAGGTATTTCGTAACTATAAAGTAGGGCAAGCATTAGGTGCACCTTTACCAGCACAGTTTGTGTTAGATAAACAGGGCAAACTGCAATACAGACATTTGTTCTCTTTCTTCTCGCATAATGCAAGCATTGAAACACTTTTAGCACAGCTCGAGAAGATAAAGCATAACGATTAA
- a CDS encoding peroxiredoxin, whose amino-acid sequence MPLSYAADGCLRVGQTAPDFTATAVVDQEFKTIKLSDYRGKYVILFFYPLDFTFVCPTEITAFSDRFDEFKAINTEILGVSVDSEFSHLAWIQSDRKSGGVGDLNYPLVSDIKKEISAAYNVLDPEAGVALRGLFIIDKDGVIQHSTINNLSFGRNVDEALRTLKAIQYVQDHPDEVCPAGWQPGDSTMTPDPVKSKVYFASV is encoded by the coding sequence ATGCCTCTAAGTTACGCAGCAGATGGATGCCTCAGAGTTGGTCAAACTGCTCCAGATTTTACAGCAACAGCTGTAGTCGATCAGGAATTTAAGACAATCAAACTCTCTGACTATCGGGGCAAGTACGTCATTCTATTTTTCTATCCTCTAGACTTTACCTTTGTTTGTCCAACTGAGATTACAGCATTTAGCGATCGCTTTGACGAGTTCAAAGCAATCAACACCGAAATTTTAGGTGTTTCTGTTGATAGCGAATTTTCTCACTTAGCTTGGATTCAATCTGATCGCAAGTCTGGTGGAGTTGGCGATCTCAATTATCCTCTTGTTTCGGATATCAAGAAAGAAATTAGCGCTGCATACAACGTTCTCGATCCAGAAGCAGGCGTTGCGCTACGTGGCTTGTTCATCATCGACAAAGACGGTGTCATTCAGCACTCGACAATTAACAACTTATCCTTTGGTCGCAACGTAGACGAGGCACTACGCACACTCAAAGCAATTCAGTACGTACAAGATCACCCTGATGAAGTATGTCCTGCTGGTTGGCAACCTGGAGATAGTACTATGACTCCAGATCCTGTCAAGTCAAAAGTTTACTTTGCTTCTGTGTAA
- a CDS encoding amylo-alpha-1,6-glucosidase produces MKNLDNREWLLTNGLGSFASGTVSNARTRTYHGWLIAALDPPSQRTLLLSHIEASLEVAHKVVALGTNYWGNNIIEPEGFQLLENFAIEPVPTWVWQEDNWRLARRIIMPHAAQSNVAQDNTSRVLIQYCYTGDVKGILRLRFMIADRDFHHQQQADPNLHFSQIVEPQQIILQAQRPGWIGTPWQLRWTEGKYQYDPVWYWNYRLPEETNRGLGDREDLYSPGYLTIALETGSCITLEARVGHNTTLSALQNVEFTDAVQAEQNRLVQVFNFEHTSSHQRQRQLLRASDQFIVHRASIAGPTVIAGYHWFNDWGRDTLIALPGLALTTQRFDLAKGLLQTFGRYCRNGLIPNTFPDKGAEPSYNSIDAALLWIETLGLYLEATQDWDFLVEEYPIFQQIYKAFTAGTKFNIQVDATDGLVSWDAPDVALTWMDAVVHGQPVTPRRGKPVEINALWYSALCWASTWAERLSQKEGAKSRLMNQARRYQQQAQQVKDSMQKFWNPTKSYLYDTIEPDDRLNSQIRPNAVLALSYQHCAFPTHQGHQVLEVARQKLLTPYGLRSLAPEDSQYIGQCTGDVQQRDRAYHQGTVWTWLIGAYIRAWQRYHSEPVPFDWQPLLEHLQAQACLGSISEIFDGDPPHTSRGAIAQAWSVAEVIRHLNLVA; encoded by the coding sequence ATGAAGAATTTAGACAATCGCGAGTGGCTGCTGACGAATGGACTAGGGAGTTTTGCGAGTGGTACTGTTTCCAACGCCCGCACGCGAACATATCACGGTTGGCTCATTGCAGCATTAGATCCACCCAGTCAGCGGACGTTACTACTGTCGCACATTGAGGCAAGTTTAGAAGTCGCGCACAAAGTTGTTGCTTTGGGAACAAATTATTGGGGCAACAACATTATTGAACCAGAAGGCTTTCAGTTGCTAGAGAACTTTGCCATAGAACCAGTTCCTACTTGGGTTTGGCAAGAAGACAATTGGCGGCTAGCTAGACGAATTATTATGCCACACGCGGCACAGAGTAATGTAGCACAAGACAATACAAGTCGCGTTTTAATCCAGTATTGCTATACAGGAGACGTGAAAGGAATTTTGCGGTTGCGTTTCATGATTGCAGATCGCGATTTTCATCATCAACAGCAAGCTGATCCTAATTTACACTTTTCGCAGATTGTTGAACCACAGCAGATTATTTTGCAAGCGCAACGCCCTGGATGGATAGGAACACCTTGGCAACTACGCTGGACAGAGGGAAAATATCAATACGATCCTGTCTGGTATTGGAACTATCGTTTACCAGAAGAGACAAATAGAGGATTAGGCGATCGCGAAGACTTGTATAGTCCTGGTTATTTAACAATTGCCTTAGAAACAGGAAGTTGTATTACCTTAGAAGCAAGAGTAGGTCACAATACTACTTTATCTGCACTGCAAAATGTTGAGTTTACCGATGCTGTGCAAGCAGAACAAAATCGGCTTGTTCAAGTTTTCAATTTTGAACACACTTCATCTCATCAACGACAACGACAATTACTCCGCGCTAGCGATCAATTTATCGTACACCGTGCTTCAATTGCAGGACCCACAGTTATTGCAGGTTATCACTGGTTTAATGATTGGGGACGTGACACACTGATTGCGCTACCAGGATTAGCCCTGACAACACAGCGCTTTGATTTAGCCAAAGGACTGTTGCAAACTTTTGGTCGTTATTGTCGCAACGGTTTGATTCCTAATACATTTCCTGATAAAGGTGCTGAACCTTCCTACAACAGCATTGATGCTGCATTATTATGGATTGAGACTTTAGGACTTTACTTAGAAGCTACCCAAGATTGGGATTTTTTGGTTGAGGAATATCCTATATTCCAGCAAATTTACAAAGCCTTTACGGCTGGGACAAAGTTTAATATCCAAGTAGATGCTACAGATGGACTTGTTAGTTGGGATGCACCTGATGTTGCCCTAACATGGATGGATGCAGTAGTTCACGGACAACCTGTAACACCGCGTCGCGGTAAGCCTGTCGAAATTAATGCTTTGTGGTACTCTGCGTTATGTTGGGCGAGTACTTGGGCAGAACGCTTAAGCCAAAAAGAAGGAGCAAAATCTCGTTTAATGAATCAAGCACGGCGTTATCAACAACAAGCCCAACAAGTAAAAGACTCAATGCAGAAGTTTTGGAATCCGACAAAAAGCTATCTATACGACACCATTGAACCTGACGATCGCCTAAATTCGCAAATTCGTCCTAATGCTGTTTTAGCGCTTTCATACCAACATTGTGCTTTTCCTACACATCAAGGACATCAAGTTTTAGAAGTCGCCCGACAAAAACTGCTCACGCCTTACGGATTGCGGAGTTTAGCGCCAGAAGATTCGCAATATATTGGTCAGTGTACAGGAGATGTGCAGCAGCGCGATCGCGCTTATCATCAAGGGACAGTGTGGACGTGGCTCATTGGTGCATATATTCGTGCTTGGCAACGTTATCATTCAGAACCTGTTCCCTTCGATTGGCAACCTTTACTCGAACATTTGCAAGCGCAGGCTTGTCTTGGTTCTATTTCAGAAATTTTTGATGGCGATCCACCCCATACTTCCAGAGGTGCGATCGCTCAAGCTTGGTCTGTTGCAGAAGTCATTCGACACCTAAATTTGGTAGCTTAA
- a CDS encoding iron uptake porin, translating into MVKVATAWKGSLIAATTFWCLLFEVTFIPLSKAWGSPTDAIATTALTTSNLVATNNNTMSQVTSVSQLSDVQPTDWAFQALQSLVERYGCIAGYPDSTYRGNRALTRYEFAAGLNACLDRVNELITAATTNQVTQEDVETLQRLGTEFAAELATLRGRVDTLEAQVAELEANQFSTTTKLTGNVFVNLTGAFADGTILAEGETAFRTQPRTATPLLREIDEDPNITLSNLVWLNFNTSFTGRDSLVVQLGAGNGNSPANQFVSAGLYNTWGVPFTDQTTAPGGAAGANDVVVRELFYSFPVTDNLQAVVGSRINWYRYFDANRFTFFLTGAGSFNSSGSTLLNTIDRGSGLVLLWEINDQFKLNVGYLGENTEFLPNTVFNSSSNPSQGLFDPTNTITAELTFSPSDRFNVRLLYNRSNTRAVGGQIGGAIGEPIYGFADDGFDGPVDNSTADVFSVNFDWLIADGFGIFGRYGYGSTNLFPLTPGLPSGEVNAQSLQLGVAFPDLIKEGALFTVSYLLPFSILDGRDFLASGGGDGGVQYEFEATYFYPLTNNIALVPAFYVIGNPNNFSNNPTVYIGNLRAQFSF; encoded by the coding sequence ATGGTGAAAGTTGCAACTGCCTGGAAAGGTAGTTTAATTGCTGCGACAACTTTTTGGTGCTTATTATTTGAAGTTACATTTATACCATTATCAAAAGCGTGGGGATCGCCGACAGATGCGATCGCAACGACAGCTTTAACAACATCAAACTTAGTTGCAACAAATAACAACACAATGTCACAGGTGACATCGGTATCGCAGTTATCCGATGTGCAACCTACCGATTGGGCATTTCAAGCTTTACAATCACTTGTAGAACGCTATGGCTGTATTGCTGGTTATCCTGATAGTACTTATCGAGGTAATCGTGCCTTAACTCGTTATGAATTTGCAGCAGGTTTGAATGCGTGTTTAGATCGCGTTAATGAACTAATTACCGCAGCAACCACGAATCAAGTAACCCAGGAAGATGTCGAGACGCTACAAAGACTAGGGACAGAATTTGCAGCAGAACTTGCAACTTTACGCGGGCGTGTTGATACTTTAGAAGCGCAAGTTGCAGAACTTGAAGCGAATCAATTTTCGACAACGACTAAACTAACTGGTAATGTTTTTGTCAATCTTACTGGTGCTTTTGCTGATGGGACGATTTTAGCGGAAGGAGAGACGGCATTTAGAACTCAGCCAAGAACTGCAACACCACTATTGCGGGAAATTGATGAAGATCCGAATATTACTCTCAGTAATTTAGTTTGGCTGAATTTCAACACATCTTTTACGGGTAGAGACTCATTAGTTGTGCAACTCGGTGCAGGTAATGGTAACTCTCCAGCCAATCAATTTGTCTCAGCAGGTTTATATAATACTTGGGGCGTTCCTTTTACCGATCAAACAACGGCACCTGGAGGTGCAGCAGGCGCAAATGACGTTGTTGTGCGCGAATTGTTTTATAGCTTTCCTGTAACAGACAATCTTCAAGCTGTTGTTGGTTCGCGGATTAACTGGTATCGCTATTTTGATGCTAACCGCTTTACGTTCTTTTTAACAGGTGCAGGTAGTTTTAACTCTAGTGGAAGTACGCTGTTAAACACAATTGATCGTGGTTCGGGCTTAGTACTTTTGTGGGAAATTAACGATCAATTCAAGCTCAATGTTGGCTATTTGGGTGAAAACACAGAATTTCTCCCTAATACAGTTTTTAACTCTTCCAGCAATCCTAGCCAAGGTTTATTTGATCCTACTAATACAATCACCGCTGAACTCACTTTTTCTCCGAGCGATCGCTTTAATGTCAGATTACTCTACAATCGTTCTAATACGAGAGCTGTCGGTGGGCAAATCGGCGGTGCAATCGGCGAACCAATTTATGGCTTTGCTGATGATGGTTTTGATGGTCCTGTTGATAATTCCACAGCAGACGTCTTCAGTGTTAACTTTGATTGGCTAATAGCAGATGGCTTCGGTATTTTTGGGCGCTATGGCTACGGTAGTACCAATTTGTTTCCATTAACTCCAGGTTTACCTAGCGGAGAAGTTAATGCCCAATCACTACAACTCGGCGTTGCATTTCCTGACTTAATCAAGGAAGGCGCACTATTTACAGTATCTTATTTACTTCCCTTCTCAATTCTGGATGGACGTGATTTTCTCGCATCTGGTGGTGGAGATGGTGGAGTACAGTACGAGTTTGAAGCAACTTATTTCTATCCGCTAACAAACAACATTGCGCTTGTTCCAGCATTTTATGTCATTGGCAATCCTAATAATTTCAGCAATAATCCGACAGTTTATATAGGTAACTTACGCGCCCAGTTTAGCTTTTAA
- a CDS encoding acetamidase/formamidase family protein gives MTHHILKANCQTVHLGGFSHQLKPVLTINPGDTIDVETYTGFYIYDKAPPEFLTPEFLEICQYLPSEQKISSGPHLLTGPIYIKDAVPGDVIEVNIEEIYPRLPIGFNAIYPEKGALHKHFSEHKLRFISLDLEKQIAEFPPNSKIQIPLKPFFGILGVATPENRSSVPPGNYGGNIDNKELQVGSRIFLPVFVPGALFSIGDGHSAQGDGEVDLTAIETSMNGRIKIQLHKDLKLTTPIAETPTDIITMGFGQTLDAAFEMALQQMMNFLEHYVELSAEEAYVLCSLAVNFRITQVVNLPQKGVHGMLSKSMLPRAIAL, from the coding sequence ATGACGCATCATATTCTTAAAGCCAATTGTCAAACAGTACATCTAGGCGGCTTTTCCCATCAATTGAAACCTGTTTTAACAATTAATCCAGGTGACACTATTGATGTAGAGACATATACCGGATTTTATATTTACGACAAAGCACCACCAGAATTTCTTACGCCTGAATTTCTAGAGATTTGTCAATATCTTCCTTCAGAACAAAAAATTAGTTCAGGACCTCATTTACTCACAGGACCAATTTATATCAAAGATGCTGTACCTGGAGATGTCATAGAAGTTAATATAGAGGAAATTTATCCACGCTTACCTATTGGATTTAATGCAATTTACCCTGAAAAAGGAGCTTTACACAAACATTTTTCTGAACACAAGCTACGTTTTATTTCACTAGATTTAGAAAAACAAATTGCAGAATTTCCACCTAATAGTAAGATACAAATTCCATTAAAACCCTTCTTTGGCATTCTTGGTGTTGCCACTCCTGAGAACCGTTCTTCAGTTCCACCTGGCAATTATGGAGGAAATATTGATAACAAAGAACTGCAAGTAGGATCGCGGATATTTTTACCTGTTTTTGTTCCTGGTGCATTATTTTCAATTGGTGACGGACACTCTGCACAAGGTGATGGTGAAGTTGATTTGACTGCGATTGAAACATCAATGAATGGCAGAATTAAAATTCAACTACATAAAGATCTTAAATTAACAACTCCTATAGCAGAAACGCCCACCGATATCATCACAATGGGTTTTGGACAAACTTTAGATGCAGCCTTTGAAATGGCGTTGCAACAAATGATGAATTTTCTCGAACACTATGTAGAATTGAGTGCCGAAGAAGCTTATGTGTTGTGTAGTTTAGCCGTAAATTTTCGTATTACGCAAGTAGTGAACTTGCCACAAAAAGGCGTTCATGGGATGTTATCAAAATCAATGTTACCGAGAGCGATCGCGTTGTAA
- a CDS encoding helix-turn-helix domain-containing protein encodes MTNSSSNDSPELLSVAQTAKLLDVTRQRVHDLIKNGQIVACKLGRYYYIEAAELKRYMNQPTGKPYQPRSTTSQHSIDNC; translated from the coding sequence ATGACAAACTCCAGTTCAAACGATAGCCCTGAATTACTCTCTGTCGCTCAAACTGCAAAGCTGCTTGATGTAACTCGCCAGCGAGTTCACGACCTAATTAAGAATGGTCAGATTGTAGCTTGTAAACTTGGGCGTTATTACTATATAGAAGCCGCTGAGTTAAAGAGATATATGAATCAACCTACTGGAAAACCTTATCAACCACGGAGTACAACTTCTCAACACTCTATTGACAATTGTTAA
- a CDS encoding site-specific DNA-methyltransferase produces MPPFEAIAPDIATQQELQQVYRSEYGILYQGDCLKLLTALPSESVDLIFADPPFNLKKEYGKGVNDQMEVDKYLDWSQQWLEQSIRVLKEGGSLFVFNLPKWCIEYGAYLNQKGMWFRHWIACRMPKAFPRGKKMSPAHYGLIYYTKGEPAVFNKVYTPIQVCRHCGGEIRDYGGHRKRLNKNGINLMDVWDISEDVWEDASETDSNETLWTLAEEMWTDIPPVRHHQHKKRVPNELAPIMLERIVAMASNPGQVVVDPFGGSGTTFYAA; encoded by the coding sequence ATGCCCCCGTTTGAAGCGATCGCACCTGATATTGCAACTCAACAAGAATTGCAACAGGTTTACAGAAGTGAATATGGCATTCTCTATCAGGGAGATTGTCTGAAACTTCTGACAGCGTTGCCTAGTGAGTCTGTAGATCTCATATTTGCCGATCCACCCTTTAACCTCAAAAAAGAATACGGTAAAGGTGTCAACGATCAGATGGAGGTCGATAAGTATTTAGATTGGTCGCAGCAGTGGCTTGAACAGAGTATTCGAGTGCTAAAAGAAGGTGGAAGTTTGTTTGTATTCAACCTACCCAAATGGTGCATAGAGTACGGTGCATACCTCAATCAGAAAGGAATGTGGTTTCGACATTGGATTGCTTGTAGGATGCCAAAGGCTTTTCCTAGAGGGAAAAAGATGTCTCCTGCTCACTACGGGCTAATATATTACACGAAAGGGGAACCAGCAGTTTTTAATAAAGTCTATACACCTATTCAAGTTTGTCGGCACTGTGGTGGAGAAATTCGTGATTATGGTGGACATCGCAAAAGACTTAATAAAAACGGTATCAATTTGATGGATGTTTGGGATATATCAGAAGATGTTTGGGAAGATGCTTCTGAAACTGACTCGAATGAAACCTTATGGACATTGGCGGAGGAAATGTGGACTGATATTCCACCCGTTCGCCATCATCAACATAAAAAGCGAGTTCCTAACGAACTTGCTCCAATCATGCTAGAACGGATCGTCGCTATGGCATCTAACCCAGGTCAAGTTGTGGTTGATCCATTCGGGGGTTCTGGCACTACATTCTATGCAGCATAA
- a CDS encoding restriction endonuclease, whose amino-acid sequence MKIVQEISLISVGSFEESSDWSIIRAEVREAISLIVHPPGASNFTINPAKHGNGVKPIKEACMIALKDRFGWRLETSINYATRSPGKVDATKVLDSYLFALEWETGNISSSHRAINKMVLGLLRGVFLGAVLILPSRKLYPYLTDRIGNYEELPYFDVWRAVRLQEGFLAVFVIEHDQVDSNVPMIAKGTDGRALV is encoded by the coding sequence ATGAAGATAGTTCAAGAGATTTCTCTGATTAGTGTTGGAAGTTTTGAAGAATCAAGCGATTGGTCTATTATTCGGGCTGAAGTCCGTGAGGCGATTTCCCTTATTGTTCATCCCCCTGGCGCATCCAACTTTACTATCAACCCAGCAAAACATGGTAATGGCGTCAAGCCAATTAAAGAAGCTTGCATGATTGCTTTGAAGGATAGATTTGGATGGAGGCTAGAAACTTCGATTAACTACGCAACTCGATCTCCAGGAAAGGTGGATGCAACAAAAGTTCTTGACAGCTATCTTTTTGCTCTTGAGTGGGAGACGGGAAATATCTCCTCAAGTCATCGAGCAATCAATAAGATGGTTCTTGGATTGTTACGGGGTGTGTTTCTAGGTGCTGTTCTAATACTCCCAAGTAGAAAGCTTTATCCTTATCTAACTGATCGGATTGGCAACTATGAAGAGCTACCATATTTTGATGTTTGGCGGGCAGTTCGGCTCCAAGAGGGGTTTCTTGCAGTTTTTGTGATTGAGCACGATCAAGTAGATAGCAATGTACCAATGATTGCCAAAGGAACCGATGGTCGCGCATTGGTCTAA
- a CDS encoding DUF3303 family protein, producing the protein MVIEYFNAGAAAEIYRRARDRGRQLPPGLDYVDSWVDLNYFRCFQLMRTDDPSLFDIWIQAWSDLGHFEIIPVRTSAEAAQHIADQLYV; encoded by the coding sequence ATGGTTATTGAATATTTTAATGCAGGCGCAGCGGCTGAGATCTATCGTCGTGCGCGCGATCGCGGTCGTCAATTACCACCAGGGCTTGACTATGTAGATAGTTGGGTAGATCTTAATTACTTTAGATGCTTTCAACTTATGCGTACTGATGATCCCTCCTTGTTTGATATCTGGATTCAAGCTTGGAGCGATCTTGGTCATTTTGAGATTATCCCAGTACGTACTTCAGCTGAAGCTGCACAACATATTGCAGATCAGCTTTACGTATAA
- a CDS encoding IS630 family transposase (programmed frameshift) → MSQKRYIVDLSDAEVQALETLLRTGKHSARKLTRARILLQVHQGKTDREVADNLGVNLSTVERTREKFVHSATLEEALNDRPHPPKPRKLDAKAEALLIATACSDAPDGRAEWTMQLLADRLVELQVVESISDETVRQTLKKNDVKPWLKQQWCIPEVDAKYVWRMEDLLDLYGEVYNPKRPVICFDERPCPLIGEVRVPIPAQPGQPERYDYEYKRNGVVNLFACFEPLAAERWMVVTQQRTKADFAHQMKMLVDVYRPDADCIRLVVDNLNIHHPAALYETFEPQEANRILKKLEFHYTPKHASWLNQVESEFSVLSRQCLNRRIATQAELVEEVKAWQDERNAQKATVNWRFSSADARIRLEHLYPKFEQGN, encoded by the exons ATGAGTCAGAAGCGTTACATTGTCGATCTAAGCGACGCTGAAGTTCAAGCGTTGGAAACCCTTTTGAGAACTGGAAAACATTCAGCCCGCAAACTCACCCGTGCCCGTATTCTATTGCAGGTTCATCAGGGTAAAACCGACCGAGAAGTCGCGGACAACTTAGGGGTGAATCTTTCAACGGTAGAGCGAACCCGTGAGAAGTTTGTCCACTCAGCCACATTAGAGGAAGCTCTCAATGATCGCCCCCATCCTCCTAAACCTCGTAAGCTCGATGCCAAAGCAGAAGCACTGCTGATTGCGACCGCTTGCTCAGATGCACCGGATGGGCGGGCTGAGTGGACAATGCAGTTGTTAGCCGACCGCCTGGTTGAACTGCAAGTAGTGGAGTCAATTTCCGATGAAACCGTGCGCCAGACCCTGA AAAAAAACGACGTTAAACCGTGGCTGAAACAGCAGTGGTGCATTCCTGAAGTGGATGCCAAATATGTATGGCGGATGGAGGACTTACTGGACTTGTACGGCGAGGTGTATAACCCCAAACGCCCAGTGATTTGCTTTGACGAACGTCCTTGTCCTTTGATTGGCGAAGTTCGGGTTCCCATCCCTGCACAGCCCGGTCAACCAGAACGGTACGATTATGAGTACAAACGCAATGGGGTTGTCAACTTGTTTGCCTGCTTTGAACCGTTAGCCGCAGAACGATGGATGGTCGTCACCCAACAGCGCACCAAAGCTGACTTTGCCCATCAGATGAAGATGCTGGTCGATGTTTACCGTCCTGATGCCGATTGTATTCGCCTGGTTGTAGACAATCTCAACATCCATCATCCAGCGGCATTGTATGAGACGTTTGAGCCACAAGAAGCCAATCGTATCCTGAAGAAACTGGAATTTCATTACACGCCAAAACATGCCAGTTGGCTCAATCAAGTTGAAAGTGAGTTCTCTGTGTTGTCGAGGCAGTGTCTCAATCGGCGTATCGCAACTCAAGCAGAATTGGTTGAAGAAGTGAAGGCTTGGCAGGATGAACGCAATGCCCAAAAAGCCACAGTCAACTGGAGATTTTCGAGTGCAGATGCGCGAATTAGGTTAGAGCATCTCTATCCGAAATTCGAGCAGGGCAACTAG